The following proteins are encoded in a genomic region of Coffea eugenioides isolate CCC68of chromosome 6, Ceug_1.0, whole genome shotgun sequence:
- the LOC113775480 gene encoding zinc finger BED domain-containing protein DAYSLEEPER, translating to MSTPTVDAPAPDFKPDTAADMTADIPTDMTTDITTDVTTDITADVEMPTAAANNQIVPVEPQPNNIETPPSIPETQPNKRRKKKSIVWEHFTIETVGAGCRRACCKQCKQSFAYSTGSKVAGTSHLKRHIAKGTCPVVLRNQEKNQSSPFSAPSKVGGYGAGTDTPRRRYRTTAAPYVSFDPDRCRDEISRMIIMHDYPLNIVEHPGFVAFVQNLQPRFDMVSFNTVQGDCVATYLREKQSIQKVIEAMAGRICLTLDMWSSCRGLGYVFLSGHFIDSEWKMHRRLLNVIMEPYPDSDAAFSHAVAACLSDWSMEGKLFSVTINQSLSDAAVDNLRALLSVKNPLVLNGQLLLGNCLARSLSSIAQDALTSVFGTVKKVRDSVKYVKTSESHEEKFLELKQQLQVPSTKVLAIDDLTKWNTTYEMLLAACELKEVFSCLDTSDPDYKEAPSLEDWKQVETLCTYLKPLFETANLLTVPTVPTTNTFFHEAWKIQLELGRAAGSEDPFISSLTKSMQEKFDRYWKSCCFILAIAVVVDPRFKMKLVEFSFSKIYNEEAATYVKIVDEGIHELFLEYVALPLPLTPTYVEEANNGTVKAEDPQGGNLLASNGLGLTDFDVYIMETTSQQSKSELDQYLEESLLPRVHEFDVVGWWKLNRMKYPTLSKMARDILSIPVSTVPVGSVFDTVGKEMDRYRCSLRPETVEALICAKDWIQGESVGTSIVPVKMEVPI from the coding sequence ATGTCAACCCCGACTGTTGATGCACCAGCCCCTGATTTCAAGCCTGATACGGCTGCTGATATGACCGCCGATATCCCCACTGATATGACCACCGATATCACTACTGATGTGACCACTGACATCACCGCTGATGTTGAGATGCCTACTGCTGCTGCAAACAATCAGATTGTCCCAGTTGAGCCACAGCCCAACAATATAGAAACACCACCAAGCATCCCAGAAACTCAACCTAACAAGCGTAGAAAGAAGAAGTCTATAGTTTGGGAACACTTCACCATTGAAACAGTTGGTGCTGGTTGTCGAAGGGCATGTTGTAAGCAATGCAAGCAATCATTCGCATACAGTACGGGCTCAAAAGTAGCAGGCACTAGTCATCTTAAACGCCACATTGCTAAAGGAACCTGCCCAGTTGTCCTTCGTAATCAGGAGAAAAATCAGTCCAGCCCATTTAGTGCACCTTCAAAAGTTGGTGGATATGGGGCAGGTACTGATACTCCAAGACGTCGTTACAGAACTACTGCAGCACCTTACGTTTCATTTGATCCTGACCGTTGCCGTGATGAGATTTCTAGGATGATAATCATGCATGATTACCCCCTTAACATTGTTGAGCATCCAGGCTTTGTTGCTTTTGTTCAGAATCTTCAGCCTCGATTCGATATGGTGAGTTTCAACACTGTCCAAGGGGATTGTGTAGCAACCTACCTCAGGGAAAAACAGTCCATTCAGAAGGTGATTGAAGCAATGGCAGGACGTATTTGCCTCACCCTGGATATGTGGTCTTCTTGCCGAGGACTAGGCTATGTCTTTCTAAGTGGGCATTTTATTGATAGTGAGTGGAAAATGCACAGGAGGCTTCTCAATGTCATCATGGAACCTTATCCAGATTCAGATGCTGCTTTCAGCCATGCAGTTGCTGCTTGTTTATCAGATTGGAGCATGGAGGGAAAGTTATTCTCTGTCACCATAAATCAGTCCTTGAGTGATGCTGCAGTTGATAATTTAAGAGCTCTACTGTCTGTTAAGAACCCTCTTGTTCTCAATGGTCAGCTCTTGCTGGGCAATTGTCTTGCTAGAAGTCTGAGTAGCATTGCCCAAGATGCATTAACGTCTGTGTTCGGAACGGTTAAGAAAGTTAGAGACAGTGTGAAATATGTGAAAACTTCAGAATCCCACGAGGAGAAGTTTCTTGAGCTCAAGCAGCAACTTCAAGTGCCTAGCACAAAAGTTCTAGCCATCGACGACCTAACTAAATGGAACACAACATATGAAATGCTGTTGGCTGCATGTGAACTGAAAGAAGTTTTCTCATGTCTGGATACTTCAGACCCTGATTACAAAGAGGCACCGTCACTGGAAGACTGGAAGCAGGTGGAGACTCTGTGCACGTACCTGAAACCCCTTTTTGAGACGGCTAACCTCCTGACAGTCCCGACTGTTCCGACAACAAACACATTCTTCCATGAAGCTTGGAAGATTCAGTTGGAGCTTGGACGTGCAGCAGGAAGCGAGGATCCCTTCATTAGCAGCCTCACCAAATCCATGCAAGAGAAATTTGACAGGTATTGGAAGAGTTGCTGCTTTATATTAGCAATTGCTGTGGTCGTGGATCCCAGGTTCAAGATGAAGCTCGTGGAATTCAGTTTCTCCAAGATCTACAACGAAGAGGCTGCCACATACGTAAAGATTGTTGATGAGGGCATCCACGAGCTGTTCCTGGAGTATGTTGCGCTCCCGCTGCCACTGACCCCAACGTATGTCGAAGAAGCAAATAACGGTACCGTGAAGGCTGAGGATCCGCAAGGAGGGAATCTGCTAGCGTCAAATGGGCTTGGGCTCACGGATTTCGATGTGTACATCATGGAGACGACGAGCCAGCAGTCAAAATCAGAATTGGATCAGTACTTGGAGGAGTCTTTGCTGCCTCGGGTTCATGAATTTGACGTCGTAGGGTGGTGGAAGCTAAACAGAATGAAGTACCCAACCCTTTCAAAGATGGCTCGTGATATCTTGTCAATCCCAGTCTCCACCGTGCCGGTGGGCTCAGTGTTCGATACTGTGGGCAAAGAGATGGATCGTTACCGGTGTTCATTGCGACCGGAGACGGTGGAAGCTCTGATATGCGCCAAGGACTGGATTCAGGGCGAGTCTGTTGGTACTTCAATTGTACCTGTAAAAATGGAAGTACCTATTTAG